A section of the Oncorhynchus tshawytscha isolate Ot180627B linkage group LG09, Otsh_v2.0, whole genome shotgun sequence genome encodes:
- the chrne gene encoding acetylcholine receptor subunit gamma: protein MNFAMARYSFWTCLIATAGLLWGVTIPVSCNEESKLIGDLFRGYNKNIRPAAHPTDKVEVQVKLILTNLISLNEKEETLTTNVWIEIQWNDIRLAWNTSEYFGIEVIRVPYNTVWLPDIVLENNIDGKFDVAYYANVLIYSSGYMYWLPPAIYRSTCAIEITYFPFDYQNCTLVFRSQTYSANELEIMLAVDTETEQPIEWVDIDPEAFTENGEWAIKHRPARKLINSRYTPDDLEYQEISFNLVIQRKPLFYIINIILPCSLISSLVVLAYFLPAQAGGQKLTVSISVLLAQTVFLFLIAQKVPETSLNVPLIGKYLIFVMSVTTLIATNQIVVLNISLRSPNTHTMSHTIKHLFLELVPRFLGMDPLVDDGEAEAEVNGVRERRRSSFGLMQRAEEYVLKQPRSEMMFDKQRERHGLTRSVVDGIDVSTTASLYKSLAQAAPEIKECVDACNFITESTKQANDIGSEMESWVLIGKMIDKVCFWVAMALFSIGTVAIFLTGHFNSVPDFPFPGENKRYLPS from the exons ATGAACTTTGCGATGGCAAGGTACTCCTTTTGGACGTGTTTGATTGCAACTGCAGGCCTACTCTGGGGTGTGACAATACCAG TGAGTTGTAATGAGGAGTCTAAGCTGATTGGGGACCTGTTCAGAGGCTACAACAAGAACATCCGTCCAGCGGCGCACCCCACTGACAAGGTGGAGGTGCAGGTCAAGCTGATCCTCACCAACCTCATCTCCCTG AACGAAAAGGAAGAGACTCTCACGACTAATGTCTGGATTGAGATC CAATGGAATGATATTCGCCTGGCCTGGAACACCTCTGAGTATTTTGGCATCGAGGTTATCCGTGTGCCTTACAACACAGTGTGGCTTCCTGACATTGTCCTTGAGAACAA CATTGATGGCAAGTTTGACGTGGCCTACTATGCCAATGTGTTAATCTACTCCAGTGGCTACATGTACTGGCTGCCTCCAGCTATCTACCGCAGCACATGTGCCATAGAAATCACCTACTTCCCCTTTGACTACCAGAACTGCACTTTAGTCTTTAGGTCCCAGACATACAGTGCAAATGAGTTGGAAATCATGCTGGCTGTTGACACGGAGACTGAACAGCCCATTGAGTGGGTGGACATTGATCCTGAGGCCTTCACTG AGAATGGTGAGTGGGCCATAAAGCACCGGCCAGCCAGGAAGCTGATCAACTCACGCTACACTCCTGATGACCTGGAGTACCAGGAGATCTCCTTCAACCTGGTCATCCAGAGGAAACCTCTGTTCTACATCATCAACATCATTCTGCCCTGCTCACTTATCTCCTCCTTGGTCGTCCTGGCCTACTTCCTACCTGCACAGG CTGGGGGACAGAAGTTGACTGTGTCCATCTCTGTCCTGCTGGCTcagactgtcttcctctttcttaTTGCTCAGAAGGTCCCTGAGACATCTCTCAATGTCCCTCTCATTGGCAA GTACTTGATCTTTGTCATGTCTGTGACAACGCTCATCGCCACCAACCAAATCGTGGTGCTCAACATCTCCCTCCGCAGTCCCAACACCCACACCATGTCTCACACTATCAAACAC cTCTTCCTGGAGCTTGTCCCTCGATTTCTGGGTatggaccctctggtggatgatGGCGAGGCGGAGGCGGAGGTGAATGGAGTGAGGGAGCGACGGCGTAGCTCGTTCGGCCTGATGCAGAGAGCGGAGGAGTATGTGCTAAAACAGCCACGCAGCGAGATGATGtttgacaaacagagagagaggcatggccTCACACGATCTGTTG TGGATGGGATTGATGTGAGCACCACAGCCAGCCTGTACAAGAGCCTCGCCCAAGCTGCTCCTGAAATCAAGGAATGTGTGGATGCTTGTAACTTTATCACTGAGAGCACAAAGCAAGCAAATGACATTGGATCA GAAATGGAGAGCTGGGTATTGATTGGGAAGATGATTGACAAGGTTTGTTTCTGGGTGGCCATGGCTCTCTTCTCCATCGGAACGGTCGCCATCTTCCTCACGGGACATTTCAACTCTGTCCCAGATTTTCCATTCCCTGGGGAAAACAAACGATACCTCCCCAGTTAG